CAACCACACGGCTTCACTGCTTGGAGAACGGGAATGTCCCCTGCCCTGAATGGCCATGGAATACAGAACGATCGAGTCGCTTCGCAGTAGTGAGGGGAGAATGAATGCGCGGGTGATTCAAATTACCGGACGGAGGGGTTCAGCGAAGCATGTGCATGGGGAGAGACGACGACAGAGGAGAGAGCCGGCCAGCGGGGCCTTCGGGGATCCCACCGGCCGACCACCTGCGCACGCAAGGGCTAAGACTTCTCAGAATGAATCTGCTCGGCCAAGTATCGATCGAGACCTACTTGCCTGATGGTGCAGAGCTGAGTCTCAAACCAATCGATATGCTCTTCCGTATCGACGATCATCTCTTCGAGCCGACGACGGGTCGTGAAGTCAGCGACCTTTGTGCAATGGGCAATCCCGTCGCGAAGCATTTCCGCATCCTCACGCTCGAAGGCCAGATCGGCTTCCAGCAACTCCGAGACTTTCTTGCCAGCGGCGACGGTGTCCAGGCGATCCATCTCCGGAGCCCCCCCCAGGTACAGGATATGATCGATCAGGCCCGAGGAATGGCTGACCTCTTCCTCGGCCAAGTGACTAAAATGCTCGTGGAGTCGACCATACCCCCAATGCTTACACGAGGCCGCATGCAGGAGGTATTGATGCACCGCCGTGAGCTCAGTGACCAATACCTTATTCAGGATCTCGAGGACGCCCTCTTTCGCTTTCATGCATACCCCCGTTACAACGCCGGGACGGCGCTCGCTTAACTGTCCTTTTTGATCTGCTCTGCCAGATAATTCTCAAGACCCACTTGTTTGATCGTCTCCATCTGGGTCTCGATCCAATCAATATGCTGGTCCACATCTTTCGCCATGTCTTCGAACATGTGCCGTGTCGTAAAGTCACCTACCTTTGCACAATGCACAACTCCGTCGCTGAGCAGCGTGAGCATTTCCTGCTCCGCCTTGAGATCAAGCTTCAATTGCTCAGGAACGGTCTCTCCGACCTGCACCGTGTTCATCCGCTGAACATTCGGCACCCCTTCCAGGTACAGAATGTGGCCGATCAACTCGTCCGCATCCTTCATCTCATCGATGCTGCGCTCTCGAACCTTGTGGTGCAGCCGGTCGTAACCCCAATTGTCACACATCTTTGCATGGACAAAATACTGGTTGATGGCGGTGAGATCCGCGGTAAGCACTTTATTAAGAAGCTCAATGATACCTTGTTTGGCTTTCATACATCCCTCCTCCGGCCTTGGAGCGCCTCATTGCCTGCCTGGCCTCTTGATTGAGACAGATACGAATATGCCCTCTCTTATGATTCATCCTACACCTTACTTAGACATTCTCGAAAGGGTTGTCAAGCAGAGACATACGTATTTATGAGGACGGTTATCAACATCGCCGAGAACATTTCTCATTGTCCTCATCAGGATGCGACGGTAAACGATCTGCTATGCAAGTAGGCGGCGAGG
This sequence is a window from Nitrospira sp.. Protein-coding genes within it:
- the bfr gene encoding bacterioferritin, producing the protein MKAKEGVLEILNKVLVTELTAVHQYLLHAASCKHWGYGRLHEHFSHLAEEEVSHSSGLIDHILYLGGAPEMDRLDTVAAGKKVSELLEADLAFEREDAEMLRDGIAHCTKVADFTTRRRLEEMIVDTEEHIDWFETQLCTIRQVGLDRYLAEQIHSEKS
- the bfr gene encoding bacterioferritin, which gives rise to MKAKQGIIELLNKVLTADLTAINQYFVHAKMCDNWGYDRLHHKVRERSIDEMKDADELIGHILYLEGVPNVQRMNTVQVGETVPEQLKLDLKAEQEMLTLLSDGVVHCAKVGDFTTRHMFEDMAKDVDQHIDWIETQMETIKQVGLENYLAEQIKKDS